The genome window CATTATTGATCTTTACTATGCAAGAATTTCATCAATTTCTACCATGTGTCCTTATAATTTGATGGGTTGAAATTTGAGCTCTACGTAAccgaaataattatttttatttcacaaagaaagtaaaaaatttgGATGAGGGTATTACAAAAGTAGCTTCATACAAAGTTGTAACACAAACATTCTCCAGCAAATCGCCCTTTCCATATAGCACATCACTAAGTTCATACTGTTCTCTCAGAACATTAGCAGAAGtacaatttcttttcttctttttttcccttttaatttttttattttttcctttttcttttcctgttaAGAGAGGCATGTGATTTTCAGGACTGGCCTTCACTTATTTCCTCAGCTCAAGTctaaaaaactgaaaaagaagCAAACAGAgcatacacacacacaaatacGAGTTTTGGCTTCCAGTAGTCATCTCCCGGGAGGAGCAGATCAATTCAGCAAGGGCAATCAAGTTTTGCTCCACCTTGGAGATGACTGCTGGAAGCCAAAACTGATGTATAAGGTATAGTCTTCTTGGTCTAACATCTGGCATTTGGATGTAAAATGAACGCCAGCAGGGTGCAGATACAAAGTCAGGTTGGAGATGCTGGCTGGGAAGAGTATGACATGCAGGTTACCGCCATTCTACTTATGACCTTTGGTTGAAGTTGTTTGAGACCTCTTGTTCAGTAAATGCTTTTGAATTCCAGGTGTGTGCCTGTCTTCCCTGCAGACATGGAAATCCGATGTTCAGAAATGCACTAAACAGAAACTGGATTTCTCAAGAATTCCAGTATTAGTCTTCTCACTTATAAAGCTCTTATTTAACAGCACAAGGAAGCCTTTTACAGACAGGAAGAAATCAGATATCTCAAAGTAAAGttttaaagcaaaaatcaaGGATAGAGTCAACAAAAAGCTTTCTTTTGATCTAGGTTGATGATGCAGCTTCCAAGAGAACTAGATGTAGTCTCCTCACCTCCATGTTTTTGGCTGAATCTAAAGCACCTTTTCCTTTCACAATGAATTcattcttcaaatttctatttgTCTGGCATTCTGACATCTTCAAAAAATGATCATGATCTTAAACCACAGCTTCCAACAGTAATGGCAGCactattttcttaatttctttaaattattagCATGTAGAAGGTGTACAGATTGATCATTTTGAGCTTTTGAAGGAGTTGACTGTAGTTCCACATCTAACTAGAAGTCCTTGTAGAAATGGGTTTTCTTTTCCACACCATGTAATCCACTATTGAAGGAAGCAGCAGTTGTGTCCGTTCTCTCCTTGCACGAGTTATAAAAAAcaccaaccaaacagaaaataagaaaggaacATGTTCACCCACAAGGCGTAAAGGTTTGGTGAGTAAATTTTCAGAAGCAATCATTTGCTCTTTCTCCTTATTGACCATTCCAATCTCACCAATAGTCCCCACAAGAACATTGACCCCCATTAAAGTGATGAAAGCGGTGAGAATCCCTTAAGATTATCAACCTTCCCACAATCTTGGATATGTGTTTCATTGCATTGTGACAATCTTCACACACCCGCAAATTCTTTATCACACGGATTGGTCTTCCAGCAGGAATGGCCAGTATTCCAAATGCAACTGCTAGTTTTTCACTATGATACTTGAGCATATGCACCTTCTCCTCCTCTTCTACGTCATGTAAAACCAACTTTGTAGAAGAAACATAACCCTCCTTCTTCATCTTGAGATCCAACTCTTCCAAAAAGGTGTATATCCTATCCCTCTCTGGGTGAACAGAATCCCCAACTGTAAATGTGTGAATCTTGTTTTGCACTTCAACCCAACTATACCCGGGCACTTTCTTCACACCTCTATCCCTCATTCTTAATCTCATCCTACCAACATCACCCCACCTCCCAGAAGCTGCATATAAGTTTGAAAGAAGAACATACATTCCTGAATTATCAGGTTCCATCTCAAAAATCATCTTAGCAGCCTTTTCACCCAACTCTGTATTGCCATGAATCCTGCTAGCACCAAGTAAAGCACCCCATGTTGCAGCATCAGGTTCAAAAGGCATGTTCTTCATTAGATTTTGGGCATCATCCAGGCGCCCTGCTCTTCCCAGAAGATCAATCATGCAAGTGTAGTGTTTTGAATTTGCAGTTATACCATAATCTTGAgtcattgaataaaaatactCTGTGCCTTTGTCTACTAAGCCAGTATGGCTACATGCAGATAAAACGCCAACCTGAAATGttacacaaataaaataaatataaattaaaaaacattcaACAGAGAAATTATATGTAGACACAAAGATATGGCTGAACTAATAAATGAACTATAAAACAATAACTGATGCCCCTCTTTAAACCATTTTCAACTACtgtatttagaatttttttttttaaatatgtaaaatataatatgatagACAGTACGTAAAGTTGCATAACGTAGCTGCAGTGCAGTGAAATATACCCATCCAAGAAGTGGGAGGTCCAGAACAACAATTTGATCAAATGTATTGAAGTTTGATGGGGCTAATAAAACTAAGACATATTGAGTTCATGTTACTGTAACTGAAATGATTACCATTGTGACATCATCTGGTAGGATACCGGTTTTCTTCATTGACTCAAAAAGCATCAGAGCCTCTTTGCCAAATCCATGTCTTGCATAACCAGCAATCATTGTATTCCATGACAcaacttctttttcttcaattccCTCAAACACAATGTATGCATCGTCTATGTTTCCACACTTACAATACATTACAAGAAGTGCATTCCCCACATAACACCCACTTTCCAATCCTGCCTTTACAACCCGTCCATGTACTTGCTTCCCCAATTCCAAAGCAGCTATCTCAGCACATGTGCTCAAAGTACTTGTAAATGTAGACCTATTCAATCTTTCGCCATCTCTCTTCATCTCCACAAATAGATGCAAAGCCTCTTCACCATAGCCACTTTGGGCATATCCAGCAATAATAGCTGCCCATGAGATGGAATCACGCTGAGGCATCCTGTCAAAAAAATTCCTAGCTTGAGCAATATCACCATTCTGTGCATAGCCAGTAATCATTGTATTCCAAGAAGAAACATTCTGACAAGGCATAGCCTCAAACAACTCCCTTGCCTGGTCCATTCTCTTACATTGCACATAACCTGCGATAATAGCATTCCACGAAACTGAATTCTTCTCCGGCATTCCATCAAAAACTCTTCTTGCTTCATCCAACATCCCATTCTGCACATATCCTGACACCATTGCTGTCCAAGTGAAGACATCCCGAACTGGAGACTCTTCAAACAATCTCTGTGCTTCCAACAACTCCCCATTCTGGGCATATCCCGAAATCATAGTATTCCATGAAACTTCATCCCTCTCTGGCATTCTATCAAAAATCCCCCTCGCATCAACCAACCTATTCCTCTTCACATATCCACCCATCATACAGTTCCAAGAAATCAACTCCCAATCCGCTTTGGACTCAAATAGCCTCCGCGCATCCTCTATCCGTCCATTCTGCACATACGCTGCAAGCATTCCATTCCAAGATATTGAATTCTTACATGGCATCTCATCAAAAATCTCCTTAGCCTCCTTCACATACCCATTCTGCGCATAACCGGATAACATCGCATTCCACGAAACGACATCCCTTTCAGGCATTTGATCAAATAACAAACGCGCAGCCCGTAGATTCCGATACCGGACACACCCACTAATCATCACATTCCATGAAACCAAGTCTCTTGTGGGCATTTTCTCAAACAACTGGCGAGCGAGATAAAATTTATCATTCGATAAGCAACCGGAGATCATGGCGTTCCAAGAAATCGAACTCCGGCGAGGCATGGAGTTGAAGAGGCGGAGAGCGGAGTCGCATTGTCCGTTTCGCATGTGGTTGGTGATGGCAATGTTCCATTTGACAATGTCGGCGTCAGTGGCGAGGGACGACGTCGTTTTGGGTTGGTTTCTTGTTGACGGCTTCCGATTTGCAGTGGTGGTTGTTTGGAGGGAGCGTAGGCAGCTTCTGCTGTGTAACTGTCTGAAGCGGTTGCTCCCGCGCATTGCCATCACTTTTCaaccttcttctttctttgatTATTCTTGTCTTTAATGCCATGGAAATTAAACGAAGAATTAGAAAATGTAGGAAATATATGCCATCTAAAGCCCGAAGTGAAAGTCAAATAAAGTTTCTACGTAAAacaacttttattattattattattatttttttaaatttctatattaagcacttttttttttaagtcaacttaaaatgaacaaataagtgTAGAAGTTTTTATTGAGCTTAAAAAAGAGCTTTTGAAATTTGAGTGTTTGCCGGATCAACTTAATGATTAAATAccatttaataacttaattaaaattattaagtaaattaaatatatttcatataataatttaaagttaaaaataattttaatgctATTTGGCTCATAGCacacaataagaaaagaaaaaaatattaaaaaaaattgttttctcataCTTGTTTTATtctgaaaaatatgaaagaaaatcaaaattagaattagttaggaaggtttatattttcaatttaattacaatcaacctaggatattttttttataaaatattttgaatgataattaaaaatatgaaaaatattttataaatttttttacaatgTAAATAAACGCATAAAACATTTATAGAGAATGAactaagaaaactatttttcacatttaagttttcaaacaaaattttgcttTTGAAAACAGTTGAAAATGATCctccaaaatcatttttagaatttattttgaaaacattcctAAACACAtggacaatttttcaaaagaagatTTTCTGATTTCCTTGATCCCtacaattaatttaattatttatttatgttaaagggtgacaatgttattttttttttttaaaaaaaaaaattattacatttgGCACTACCCTTTAAATTATTTGGCTAGCCAAGTTAGGTGATAAGGGCCAAAAATTTTGGACCCCAGCCCTTATACACAGGGATATGAACCCACCCTTTTGCAGAGTCCAAAAGAGACCTTATTTTGAAACCCATGAGGTGAGGTTCATGCTTTCTTCTCCCAATGGGATAAAAAGGGTAGTGTTTGAgcatcaataattttttttttaattattattattattttaattttcagatttttgaatcattctttttatattttactgcCATCAAGatgatttgttcttttttttttttattaaaaaaaattcttcataaATTTCAAGGTCtaaaaaaaggtttaaattttgaatattaacaATGATCTTAAGAcactaaaaagtaaaaacatgtGTGAAGACTGtccttgaaaatagttttttttgttctttaaaattaaaaattatattttagggaataaaaaattaattttctaacttaaaaaagATATTTCATACAATTTtctcatagatttttttttttggaaaatttgttctaaaaacaagttatgtttaaaatattttaaagcgtttaaaactattttttttttgcagtattttgagaaataattaaaaatatgaagaataaatctaaaaaatttaaaaatcatatttgagcttttagataaaaattatttttataaatttttttttaaagaattgttacTAAATAAGTCCCAAAtgttctaaatatatttttatatttaaaaagtaaacgtaacttttaagtttgtttttaataatcatattaatgtttatattttgtaaaatgaaaataatttatcatattctaAAAATggcatataattaaaaaaatattatcaaaaatagatttctttatactatatattaaacatgttttctagttagaaaaaaaatacatcacTCAACTAAATAACACATTTTACATCTTTTTAAGCCATCTCAAAATTACTCTTAATATTCTAACAACattcttataaataataatattaaacttAAATAATTTGTGTGATCATATCCATATACATATCAGACTACGTGTATCTCTATAACTActagttattatttttaatactaaaaattttaaggtaTTGAGTCGATATCTATTGAAAATACAATTCAGATCATTACAAGtatatgatgaaatttaaaccGTTGAatgatgatatatttatattaaattttgattaatcttGCCTTATACTACGAATGATTTACACCGCTTTTTATTATGTGCCGATAATAGAACACGAGCCTTCTTAATACTCTCATTATGGATAACATTTCGATTGTTAATGGTCATAATACAACTTTATGACACTTTTGAGGACAACTTTTGGAGACCTAATACACTTGTtctgttcatttatttatttttaatgttggATTATTACATATTTATAGTCTATATGACATTCCTTTTCTCATATTGGTAAAAGTTAAGTGAGGGTTGGGCTCCATGTCGGACCATGGATATTGGACATTTCATATAATTTCCATTGTCCTCTTCACATATTATTGAACATGGTGACAGATGGGTGTCTTGAAGTTGCCATGGGGCCATATGGGTCAGCAACAGCAAGATCAGAGACGATAAGGTAGGTGCAACTGTGCAAGACCCACATGGCAATGGATGTTAGGGTATGTTTGCctttttttccaaaagaaaatcaattcttttgtttttttttttctttagaatcaCATACTCCacaaatttttagaataaaaatagttttgaagaaattattttgaaaacaacatatttttatttcaagaaataattttaaacacaGAGAATAACTCAACAAATTGAATTATACATGTGATATCTCACATTGGTCAAGCGAAAATATTATAAGCTCTTcttaataataaagaaatattttaaaattgtgaggATAGTTAAATTTGAGGGATGATATTTATCGGGAAAATACAGTTTGTTATAATATATTGCAGCAATATTTATTGAGGGGATTGTTGTaatgaatttaaataaaatttaaccaTTGGGTTTCTTTGATAGtgaatttaaaatctattttaataTTGACATTCAATATCACAACTCGAGGATCTGTTTTAAGAGTCATCATTTAGGTGATCTATCATTGGGGTTAAGAGTGATGTTGTTATACCCTAACAATCTCTCTTTCAAAATAACGTTCGTGTGTTTTGAACTCATAACCTTTGACTTTGATACTAATTGGAGGGTCCAATTGGTGATTAGTGAGAATATATCAAACCTTTTATAATATCGGACGTAACATCTTACGGGTTTGTTTTAAGAGTCATTATTTGAGCAACTCATACTTAAACTTAAAAACGATATTATTACGatctaataatatatatacatatatatatatatatatatatatatattttgattgtttgcttttgtttaaaaaagaaaaggcaaatCAATTGCTTTCATTAGAACAACCACATAGAAGTTTATTTGCCTTCTACTATACTTAAAAGAATCTTTTAAGTATACTAACACAAAGTATACGTATCATCATGATCGTGATTGGGTGACAGCCAAATAGCCATACTTTAATTGGGATTTCCTCTAAGCTCCTTTCCAAATAATTGGAAGGTCAAAGTTGGAGTAGTACACATGATCAGAAAAGTTAAGAAAGATGGGTCATATCAAAGGGCTCATAAAGtagagttttccaagttttaTAATGGAAGGCATGAGACACCCCATAGACTAGAATTCTTGCTCCTCTATATGATTGAACAAAGAGGTCTTCCAACTTTTGATATTAATAGAGCCATAACCAGACAATAAAGACTATGAGCATCTTCTTGTGCTTGATTGTATCATGGATATCAATCGATCAGATTTGAACCCTATTTAGTTCtttgaatgaatgaaaatacaaaaattttcatcatcattgtgggatcctccctaaaaaatgCCACGTGGCTCTTTCttccttgcacacgcagacggtcccccttaaGATGCgcgacatagctcattccacccggggaagaattctgtccgaccgacgttccaccttctccggatattttacatccggaattctgtctggccgacgttccaccttctccaaaTATTTCACATCCGACGCTTGAcgtcggatgggagaggagggcgatTCAATTtctccggtcagacatatcTAGATCCTCTGATAGCACTTACCCGGAGAGCATTCGTAACCGATAATTCAGATTCCCCggacagcttggctcgtcaaacactcgcgattcgccggatccatttccgcccacaataaaaaaacaaactccgataatactgacgaccaagtctcctgaactgtcactcatctttaatgcaagataCGCTCGACAAGATATTTCCAAATCTTCTCAGAGTGCTTGATGCATCCCCgatatttaaagtcataaattgaGGCGACATCCGCTGCCTAAATACCCTCCTGACAGTCGCCACCTGGCACCAAAAATGTCATGATTGTTTTGCCACCCTATGAGCCGCATTCATGACGATGAGACCCGCTAGCACAGCGGGACCATACTTTCTGACTCATATATAAACTCTAAGGAAACTCTCAGGAAGGTAAGCATCCTTGACGAAAATCACAGAGCAATACTCCCTGAGGAAAACTCTATTTTCCAACAACTTCCAAAAGACTAACTTaatcatcggagggtgtgttCGGATAACCCATTCAGACATCTTTTTGCAGGAGGAAGGAGGAATTACTACTACGCGTTGATCGAGATTCCATTGCTTGTGACTACTATTGTAGCAGGGGAATTTTGCCATCAACAATCATAACTTTTTTGGAttcaaatgagagaaaaaaccaaaaaaaaaagattcaaaaggAATAGAACgatatctaaaaattataaatcaaaatataaataaagacGTAATCAAATGATAACATTGTATGgaagaaataaatcaaaattctcaTGTGACTAGATTCtgatttatattaaaatgaattttcgTTTCCATTATTAGCAATTTCTAATCTACATGATACGATAATTGAGGAAAGAtaggatgatttttttttttttttatattccattATTCCGAATCCTTTTCCAAGGAGGcaagagaaggaaaatgaaaacatttatttatattcatggAGATAATTACCAAAAGATTATACTATATCATTTGGAAAGATTATTATAATAGAGAAGAAGACACCATGAGTAGAGAGAATTTTTGGAGACGAGATGAAGGTCCAGAAGAGAAGAGACAACACCAGGAGTAGAGAATTTTTGGAGACGAGATGAAGGTCCAGCAGAGAAGAGACAAAACTGGCCGcctatatatagatatatatagatataatattatatttccaAATTCATCTTTGCATAGGAACCAGTCCGAggatattgttttaaaataccCGAAAAAAGAATTTAGAATCAATATTGCAAGCTATCTTTGATTTCAGCagattaaaaaattgattttcttatatttaattttactattaaaaataaaatataattaaaaataattaaaatttatataaattttttgtaatttaatatttttataaaagaattaaaataaattaaataagtttaaaacactacttaaaattttattgatttttaaattgattttaatttttcttttccttttcttatataTTGATTTATACTTACATTTGTTTTGTCCATAACTTCTCATTTTTAGCTTGTAATAAACAAATGATGAATGATGCTTgctttttacttaattctaaataaaaccttaatacttaataatattattgagtaaaaagtttataataagtcatgaaaaaataaaaaaaacaaacatcctaaattctaaaaacaaattactttcaacaaaaaacaaaaaaaacaaataccctcTTAAACTCAAAACCCCCCATAAAATCAAGCCTTATTAATATCatgttaaattataattaattcaaTCCAAGTTATAAACTATTAGGTAGTGCTAATCGAATTTATTTAAGTTATAAATTAATCCAAGAATGACCAATAATGTGAATTGAACTTATTTAAGCTACAACCCTAACCCAAGAGAATCAAAAAAgctttcctttttaaaaattttatcacaGCTAGCCCATGTGAAactaaatatagaaaacatgCATGCAAACCTTAATTAATTTGCCCTTCTATGGGCCTAGTCCACCAACCACCATACATTGAAAgagatcaaaatttgaaagaaaatcatGTTGGCTAATAGCTAGCCCATCTTTAGTTAATTCGCTGGTGGTAAGGTGgcttgaaaaaatatatatacatccCTGGACCCCCACCACTAGGAGTAGCCAACCCAAAGTCAATGGTGTCCAATTTTCAGGAGGCTGCaaacaatttttctttctttttctttttttttttttttgcctgaAAAGCCAAGATGGTAATCCACACCAACCACCAACACTTCTCTTTAGACATCAATTTTCCTTGTTTAGTAGCTGAGAAAGTGGAAAGATCCGAATACATACATATGTATCATGAAAGGATCACTGCTTTAATGACGATGGCTCCCTTTTACCTTCCAAGTATGTTTATTAATCTAACCAAGAATATCAGCCATGGCAGCCAAgctttcaaataattaaattgtaCTCAGACTACATAAAAGGTCATTTAACCTGTTCTTTGTCTGTTCATTACCTACCCCATCCAGCACCACAAAAAATATGTACCGTTAACTATAATAATAGTGAAGAATAGAATAATATTGGAAGAAGGGACAAAATAGTGTATATATATTGGTATTCATGCAGAGTGGCTCAGTAGAATATTGTGGTCATTGGCAGTGAAGTTCTTAGAACGGTACTGCTCTTGAGGTGGTGATAATGGAGGGCTGCCACCACCAGTCTTCCAGGCTGTTGATGATGGGGATATTGTTTCTGGCTGTGATTTTTCCGTCATCTTCTTCGCCGACTACACGTCGGTTTCAATTTAATGTAAGCTTGTTTGGAGCTCTCTCTGTGTCCTTATAAACATGTCTCACACATAGATGCTTGGAAGAGTATGAGAAGCATTTAActtttgtaattgtttttttcaGGTTCAATGGAAGAAGGTAACCCGTCTGTGCCATACAAAGCCACTTCTTACAGTAAATGGGAAGTATCCAGGGCCAACCATTGCTGTTCATGAAGGTGACAATGTTGAAGTTAAGGTTACTAACCTTATTGCCACCAACACAACCATTCATTGGTGAGTTCTCTGAGCATTTcccaatttttggaaaataatgcAGCACAAATTCTTGTCAGGTTGTTCGTATGTGAAGAaattcctttatatatatatatatatatatatatatatatatatatatatatatatataaagtagcCCATATATAATACTAGTTTTTTTTCaccatatattattattattttgaccatatattaaaattttggattagTCATTCATGGCTCTGGTATCTACTGATCTCAAATTCAGgttgtttccttttctttagCAATGTATTCCTCATTTGGCTCATTGTTTATCTTTCCACATACATGGATTGTGGAATAGTACTGTTGATTAGGCAAataatttactaaaataattgTTGCTAGTGGTTGTTGTATATCCCCATGTATGTACATGAATGCAGACATCTCCTCGTAAAgaaaaaaagtggaagaaacaaaaagagTCATAGCAATAATCTTTAGTTAATCATCACTTTGCTATTGTTTATGCATATCTAGTTGGCTCATGGAACATCCTTTGAATTGATGAGGTCAAATGGTATGCCCTGAAAGATTGAGAACCAATACTAAATGACAAAGACTATTTCTTAAGCAAAAGATAAATTGAAAGTAAACCACATATTGggttatatatttatgtatgtCCTTTTCATGGTGTGCCTTTAAGTGTATGTTATGGTGCCTACAACTATTTCTGAGTTACTATACTTCTTAAAAGCCTGAGTACAAACCATCTATTATGTCACCATTTTATCTCAAAATcatgtaaaaatcattttttcacttatttcaaAACCATTAATATAAGATTGAGAGAAAAATCCTAAAAGTTGCTTTGCAAATTTCATTCATAATCAACAtttctttttagttattttcgGTAAATTGCTATTTGCTTTATGGGTTTTTCTATGGTATTGAAAAGTGTCATCCAAGAAAAATACAACCACGtagtttttcttatttgtttatacacaagtttgttttgatattaattaccaattttcaaaaaattaatattctccTTCAAACCAAgttttgataccatgttaaacAACCAACTTCcctaaaaatttaagtttatagGATTTGGGTTTATGTACATCATGCTTCTTAACGCCTCCCTCAGGTGTGGTCTCATACTTGTATGTAGAGAGATAGATAGAATTTTGAACTACCATGCTCTTATATTATGTTATGATATCATATTAAActatcaatttttctaaaatatttaaactatgTAGGATTTAGACTAATATGTATGTCGTGTttcttaataattatataatataacattgatactctagaattttttattccggagtttgaaatttttgatgATTGAAAAATCATGCAAGTTGTCAGATAAAATTATAGAGCAGAATAGATGCCCATGTGCTCTCTCCTGTGGTTCACTGCCCAAATTTTGCTTTATGTTACTTGATTGGCATCTATCATTTATTCATGTATAGGCAATGCAATCTGGACCATTGTACTGCCCTTTTCTATAAATTATTGCTTATCTAGCACGGAAGCTAGCTACCAAACTTGAAGGCATAATTGCCATTACAGTTGCTCTTGCTGCTTTATCTATATATGGTCAGATCATATAGCAAATGAGAAGTgagaaataaagagaaaaaaaaggacaGGAAGGTGAAACTAGAGGAAATATCTTTTGATTGAACCAATCTAGCCTGTTGGATGCCTGTTTCTTTACCCTTTCTTTGTCATCTTGTAGACACTATGCTGATTGACTGAATAATGTGTATTGTTGGGGGGTGAATGATACAGGCATGGAATAAGGCAACTGAGGACAGGTTGGGCCGATGGTCCTGCTTACGTTACACAATGCCCCATCAGAGGAGGGCAGTCGTACACATACAAGTTCAGTGTGGTGGATCATAGGGGCACACTCCTGTGGCATGCTCATTACTCGTGGCAGCGGGTGTCCGTCTATGGCGCCTTCATCATCTATCCCCGCATGCCATATCCATTCAAAGCTCCTATTCAAGATGAAGTCCCCATTATATTTGGTAATTAATCACTTGACGATCAACATCACCTT of Vitis vinifera cultivar Pinot Noir 40024 chromosome 17, ASM3070453v1 contains these proteins:
- the LOC100854769 gene encoding pentatricopeptide repeat-containing protein At4g02750, which produces MAMRGSNRFRQLHSRSCLRSLQTTTTANRKPSTRNQPKTTSSLATDADIVKWNIAITNHMRNGQCDSALRLFNSMPRRSSISWNAMISGCLSNDKFYLARQLFEKMPTRDLVSWNVMISGCVRYRNLRAARLLFDQMPERDVVSWNAMLSGYAQNGYVKEAKEIFDEMPCKNSISWNGMLAAYVQNGRIEDARRLFESKADWELISWNCMMGGYVKRNRLVDARGIFDRMPERDEVSWNTMISGYAQNGELLEAQRLFEESPVRDVFTWTAMVSGYVQNGMLDEARRVFDGMPEKNSVSWNAIIAGYVQCKRMDQARELFEAMPCQNVSSWNTMITGYAQNGDIAQARNFFDRMPQRDSISWAAIIAGYAQSGYGEEALHLFVEMKRDGERLNRSTFTSTLSTCAEIAALELGKQVHGRVVKAGLESGCYVGNALLVMYCKCGNIDDAYIVFEGIEEKEVVSWNTMIAGYARHGFGKEALMLFESMKKTGILPDDVTMVGVLSACSHTGLVDKGTEYFYSMTQDYGITANSKHYTCMIDLLGRAGRLDDAQNLMKNMPFEPDAATWGALLGASRIHGNTELGEKAAKMIFEMEPDNSGMYVLLSNLYAASGRWGDVGRMRLRMRDRGVKKVPGYSWVEVQNKIHTFTVGDSVHPERDRIYTFLEELDLKMKKEGYVSSTKLVLHDVEEEEKVHMLKYHSEKLAVAFGILAIPAGRPIRVIKNLRVCEDCHNAMKHISKIVGRLIILRDSHRFHHFNGGQCSCGDYW